From a single Bacteroidota bacterium genomic region:
- a CDS encoding outer membrane protein transport protein has product MKHWMKWSLLFLPFLGEAGGFQVNTQGQKAISMGGSVSGWAMDASVCYFNPGGLTALKSNFLNAGVSFLLPKSTFLGSTGSSESMSSQLYTPFYVYGNYAINQKISVGLSVNTPFGLGTKWEDDWSGRFISREARLNTIFFQPTIAMKLNDKISIGAGPVIALGKANLKKALPVNGTNGEEASLELDGKGNGFGFNAGVYVSLDKLTLGLSYRSKVEMDIEDGEATFTDVPQSLIDNGTFPLSSKFNSAISLPSVLSLGAGYQINEKFTAIFELNYTGWEVYDSLNFEFPDHAQLESRNGKEYKNSIAARIGINYQHAEKLQLRAGLAYDQSPVEDQHLSPELPDGNKIILGIGGTYALKKGWSVEASLMFEDVRERKEVENAENNFIGTYKSNLYVAGIGVQYTF; this is encoded by the coding sequence ATGAAGCATTGGATGAAATGGAGTTTGCTATTCTTACCTTTTTTGGGTGAGGCAGGTGGATTTCAAGTGAATACGCAAGGTCAGAAAGCGATAAGCATGGGCGGTTCTGTATCAGGATGGGCCATGGATGCTTCGGTTTGTTATTTCAATCCGGGAGGATTAACGGCTTTGAAAAGTAATTTTCTGAATGCCGGTGTATCTTTTTTGTTGCCAAAATCTACTTTTTTAGGCTCAACAGGAAGCAGTGAGAGTATGTCTTCGCAACTCTATACCCCTTTTTATGTCTATGGCAATTATGCCATCAATCAGAAAATTTCGGTAGGATTGAGTGTCAATACTCCATTCGGTTTGGGTACAAAATGGGAAGATGACTGGAGTGGCCGATTTATTTCCAGGGAGGCCAGACTCAATACCATTTTCTTTCAGCCGACAATTGCAATGAAGCTGAACGATAAAATTTCAATTGGTGCGGGTCCGGTAATTGCGCTTGGAAAGGCCAATCTCAAAAAAGCACTGCCTGTAAATGGTACCAATGGTGAAGAGGCTTCTCTGGAACTGGATGGGAAAGGAAATGGGTTCGGTTTTAACGCGGGTGTTTACGTCTCTCTGGATAAATTAACATTGGGTCTGAGTTACCGCTCTAAAGTGGAGATGGATATAGAGGACGGTGAGGCTACATTTACCGATGTTCCGCAATCATTGATCGACAATGGTACATTCCCACTTTCCTCGAAATTTAATTCTGCCATCTCTCTGCCTTCCGTTTTATCCTTGGGTGCAGGATATCAAATCAATGAAAAGTTCACAGCAATTTTTGAGTTGAACTATACCGGTTGGGAGGTTTATGATTCCTTGAATTTCGAGTTTCCTGATCATGCTCAATTGGAATCGAGAAACGGGAAGGAGTATAAAAACAGTATCGCAGCACGTATCGGGATAAATTATCAGCATGCTGAAAAATTGCAGTTAAGAGCTGGATTAGCCTATGACCAGAGTCCGGTGGAAGATCAGCATCTCTCGCCTGAACTTCCGGATGGGAATAAGATTATACTTGGTATTGGTGGTACTTATGCCCTGAAGAAGGGGTGGAGTGTGGAAGCTTCATTAATGTTTGAAGATGTGCGTGAGCGAAAAGAAGTTGAAAATGCAGAAAATAATTTCATTGGAACATATAAATCAAATCTCTATGTTGCCGGCATCGGTGTGCAGTATACATTCTAA
- a CDS encoding cytochrome c oxidase subunit 3 encodes MAEMVVDNESVSKPKIPSEKILLGLGIGSIIMLFAGLTSGYIVRQAEGNWKFFEIPSAFYISSVIILLSSVTMHLALRAAKRDQFQEIKTFLIITLGLGLAFVFTQFIGWNELIKNGVHFVDKTTPSGSFFFALSGLHLAHIAFGILGLIITGAKSIREKYNSSNYLGISLCAIYWHFLDGLWIYLFVFLAIYR; translated from the coding sequence ATGGCAGAGATGGTAGTTGACAACGAAAGTGTAAGTAAGCCCAAAATTCCTTCTGAGAAAATTCTCCTGGGATTAGGCATTGGGAGTATAATTATGTTATTTGCCGGCCTTACTTCCGGATATATCGTTCGGCAAGCGGAGGGAAACTGGAAATTTTTTGAAATCCCTTCGGCGTTTTATATTTCCTCGGTAATTATTTTGCTGAGCAGCGTGACGATGCACCTGGCCTTGCGAGCGGCGAAAAGAGACCAGTTTCAGGAAATCAAAACTTTCCTGATCATCACGCTGGGTTTGGGGCTGGCCTTCGTTTTCACCCAGTTTATTGGATGGAATGAATTGATAAAGAATGGCGTACATTTCGTCGACAAGACCACTCCTTCCGGATCCTTCTTCTTTGCGCTCTCCGGATTACATCTGGCCCATATCGCTTTCGGCATTCTGGGACTCATCATAACCGGTGCAAAATCAATCCGCGAAAAATACAATTCCTCTAATTATCTGGGTATTTCACTTTGTGCAATTTATTGGCACTTTCTGGATGGCCTTTGGATATATTTATTTGTATTTTTGGCCATCTATCGCTAA
- a CDS encoding undecaprenyl-phosphate glucose phosphotransferase, producing the protein MAIGYSRYLKTIYLIVDFFLLNLTFGLVSLYFKWPVLNADINFLVQFIYINLFWVISVSIIRVHEIDRGMRFEQIVAQLLRVIGFFSILLVSFLYFLDNYFIPVFHLEIKIIVWAIVFLIWRIIIALFINFLRRRGINYRKVIIVGNGQPAKEMMKFFENHPETGYRLKGVFCDESTLLEPHQVSGSVQDAVEFALAQKIDEIYCSLSGLDADAVTRMMNFADNNMIRFKVIPDYRGFLNRKIKIDFYDLVPVLSIRNEPLQNGFNRISKRLFDIAFSLMVIIIVFPLALLIFAPLIKLSSKGPVFFKQLRTGLNNQEFYCYKFRSMKLNDEADTLQARKGDERITKIGAFLRKTSLDELPQFYNALIGNMSIVGPRPHPLKLTEESSKLIDKFMVRHLVKPGVTGWAQVHGLRGETRDNTLMEKRVEYDVWYLENWSLLLDIKIVIITALQVISGKHSGD; encoded by the coding sequence ATGGCCATCGGCTACTCGCGCTATCTAAAAACGATTTACTTAATCGTTGACTTTTTCCTGCTGAACTTAACGTTCGGTCTGGTGAGTTTGTATTTCAAATGGCCGGTGCTCAATGCGGATATCAACTTCCTTGTTCAGTTTATCTATATCAACCTGTTCTGGGTAATCAGCGTTTCAATTATCAGGGTCCATGAAATTGACCGGGGAATGCGCTTTGAACAAATCGTGGCGCAGTTGCTCAGGGTTATTGGCTTCTTCAGTATTTTATTGGTCTCCTTTCTGTATTTTCTTGACAATTACTTCATTCCCGTATTCCATCTTGAAATTAAAATCATTGTTTGGGCGATCGTTTTCCTGATCTGGAGGATAATCATAGCCCTCTTCATCAACTTTTTAAGAAGGAGGGGAATCAATTATCGGAAAGTAATTATTGTGGGGAATGGACAGCCTGCCAAGGAGATGATGAAATTTTTTGAGAATCACCCCGAAACCGGCTACCGGCTCAAGGGTGTTTTCTGCGATGAATCCACTTTGCTTGAACCTCATCAGGTTTCGGGATCGGTTCAGGATGCGGTTGAATTTGCCCTGGCACAAAAAATTGATGAAATCTATTGCTCTCTTTCCGGATTAGATGCGGATGCCGTCACCCGGATGATGAATTTTGCCGACAATAACATGATCCGGTTTAAAGTGATTCCGGATTACAGAGGATTTTTAAACCGGAAGATAAAAATTGATTTCTACGACCTTGTGCCTGTACTGAGCATTCGTAATGAGCCGCTGCAGAATGGTTTCAATCGTATTTCCAAACGACTTTTTGATATCGCCTTCTCCTTGATGGTGATCATCATCGTCTTTCCTCTGGCCTTATTGATTTTTGCTCCGCTTATAAAACTGAGTTCAAAGGGTCCGGTGTTCTTTAAACAACTACGTACAGGTTTAAACAATCAGGAATTCTATTGCTATAAATTCAGATCCATGAAGCTTAATGACGAGGCCGACACTTTGCAGGCCAGGAAGGGCGATGAACGGATTACTAAGATCGGTGCCTTTTTAAGGAAGACCAGTCTCGATGAATTGCCACAGTTTTACAATGCCCTCATTGGAAATATGTCAATCGTCGGTCCGAGGCCACATCCACTAAAGCTGACGGAGGAATCATCCAAGCTCATCGATAAATTCATGGTGCGCCATCTCGTCAAACCCGGAGTCACCGGTTGGGCGCAGGTGCATGGACTCAGAGGGGAAACCCGCGACAATACGCTCATGGAGAAGCGGGTCGAATATGATGTCTGGTATTTGGAAAACTGGTCCCTGCTACTTGATATTAAAATTGTCATAATCACCGCCTTACAGGTCATCTCCGGAAAGCATAGCGGGGATTGA
- a CDS encoding acyl transferase, whose amino-acid sequence MMDPLACFSIDGEEAFRLQAMEVFRYQCIHIPVYKDYLKAIRVDPEKVQHWEDIPYLPVSFFKTHDICEEGATADVIFSSSGTTGQIPSRHRVADIRIYEQSFLKAFELFYGDIREYCLLALLPSYLERKGSSLVFMTERLIRESRHEDSGFYMHQYEQLAEVLKRQRDKKQRTILLGVSYALLEMAEKFPMDFPELIVMETGGMKGKRQEMIREDLHELLRRGFNVPQIHSEYGMTELLSQAYSKDEGKFQCPPWMKVRIREINDPFAYVPNGSTGGICITDLANVHSSAFIAVEDIGRMHADNHFEVLGRFDNSEVRGCNLMYF is encoded by the coding sequence ATGATGGATCCTCTTGCCTGCTTTTCAATTGACGGAGAGGAAGCTTTCCGCCTGCAAGCCATGGAAGTTTTCAGGTATCAGTGTATTCATATTCCCGTCTACAAAGACTATCTAAAAGCCATTCGTGTGGATCCGGAAAAGGTGCAGCACTGGGAAGATATTCCTTATTTACCGGTTTCATTTTTTAAAACACATGACATCTGCGAAGAAGGCGCTACAGCAGATGTTATTTTCTCCAGCAGCGGCACCACCGGACAGATCCCCTCACGGCATCGGGTAGCCGACATTCGTATCTATGAACAAAGTTTTCTAAAAGCCTTTGAATTGTTTTATGGAGACATTCGGGAATATTGTCTGCTCGCCCTCTTGCCTTCGTATCTGGAACGGAAAGGGTCTTCGCTGGTCTTTATGACGGAGCGACTGATTCGTGAGAGCAGGCATGAAGACAGCGGCTTTTACATGCATCAATACGAACAGTTGGCGGAAGTATTAAAACGACAAAGGGATAAAAAACAACGAACCATTTTATTGGGCGTCAGTTATGCCTTGCTGGAGATGGCGGAAAAATTTCCAATGGATTTTCCCGAACTCATCGTTATGGAAACAGGAGGGATGAAAGGGAAGCGTCAGGAAATGATACGCGAAGATTTGCATGAATTATTACGAAGAGGTTTTAATGTCCCTCAGATCCATTCTGAATACGGAATGACTGAACTTTTGTCGCAGGCCTATTCAAAAGATGAAGGTAAATTTCAATGTCCACCCTGGATGAAGGTCCGTATCCGGGAAATCAATGATCCCTTTGCTTATGTTCCCAACGGGTCTACCGGTGGAATCTGCATTACCGACCTTGCTAATGTGCATTCCAGTGCCTTTATCGCGGTAGAGGATATCGGTCGCATGCATGCCGATAACCATTTTGAAGTACTCGGACGTTTTGATAACTCTGAAGTACGCGGCTGCAATTTGATGTATTTTTAA
- a CDS encoding cytochrome C oxidase subunit IV family protein, which translates to MSDNHSKPHGYYTGDIHNQFVEEHYDPKNRSVIWRTFWILLFITIFEVAIAFAPIAHGILVITFIVLTIVKAYFIVAFFMHLKHEKLSFVYTIILPFVLIVYLIGMALAEGTYLNIWDSIF; encoded by the coding sequence ATGTCAGATAATCATTCAAAGCCTCACGGCTACTATACCGGCGATATACACAATCAGTTCGTTGAAGAACATTATGATCCAAAGAACCGTTCGGTTATCTGGAGAACATTCTGGATACTCTTGTTCATTACGATTTTTGAAGTAGCCATCGCCTTCGCCCCCATTGCACATGGTATTCTTGTGATTACCTTCATTGTGCTCACTATCGTAAAAGCGTACTTTATCGTTGCGTTCTTCATGCATCTTAAGCATGAGAAGTTGAGTTTTGTCTATACGATTATTCTGCCCTTCGTGCTGATTGTTTATCTGATTGGTATGGCGCTGGCAGAAGGTACATATCTGAATATCTGGGATAGCATATTCTGA
- a CDS encoding NifU family protein, whose translation MRPINIYAELTPNPNSLKFVADVMLLEGGAVEYNHPSEAVNCPLATQLFAFSGVNKVFITSNFITIGKASDIDWFDITNILREFIRGFLMSDEKLFLNSPLEEGHIPGKKSLEKENNPAPTVANTKAIAPETNTIDTAPDPAAEKKIMELLDEYIRPAVEGDGGAIDFRSYKNGVVSVVLKGACSGCPSSTVTLKSGIENLLKQMVPGVKEVVAVLE comes from the coding sequence ATGCGACCCATCAATATATACGCTGAGCTGACGCCCAATCCCAACAGCCTGAAATTTGTTGCCGATGTAATGCTCCTGGAAGGCGGTGCGGTAGAATACAATCATCCTTCCGAAGCAGTCAATTGTCCATTGGCGACACAGCTCTTTGCTTTCAGCGGCGTGAACAAAGTTTTCATTACTTCCAATTTCATTACCATCGGCAAAGCCTCCGACATCGATTGGTTTGATATCACCAACATCCTTCGCGAATTCATCCGTGGCTTTCTGATGTCAGATGAAAAACTTTTCCTGAATTCTCCATTGGAAGAAGGACATATTCCCGGGAAAAAATCTCTGGAGAAAGAAAACAACCCTGCGCCTACAGTTGCAAACACGAAAGCCATTGCACCGGAGACAAACACTATCGACACGGCCCCAGATCCTGCCGCAGAAAAGAAGATCATGGAGTTGCTGGATGAGTATATTCGTCCGGCCGTAGAAGGTGATGGCGGCGCGATTGATTTTCGCTCCTACAAAAACGGTGTGGTGAGTGTAGTCCTCAAAGGCGCCTGCAGCGGATGTCCCTCCTCTACTGTCACCTTAAAATCAGGCATTGAAAATCTGCTTAAGCAAATGGTACCGGGAGTGAAGGAAGTGGTGGCTGTTTTAGAGTAA
- a CDS encoding T9SS type A sorting domain-containing protein: MKKFLCALLLMTAAVGGGKVLAQKYKGDIWCFGDSVGIDWSSPTSPTFFMTANKGRSGTATLSDSTNALKFYAAYNKSINQIRYVFYNKYHKMMSNGDTIFGDDGYHSIITIPNSQNDSLLYVFTIGIVGIVPYGLHYSIINYKANNDSGIVIQKNIQLRYEPAFDGLTAVRHGNGRDWWLIFKKWDNVSFTPSNSFYIYKIDQSGIVLDSVQNIGPFHTTGGGAALFNSTGNLFYFIDWRGAIFKYDFDRCNGLFSNPLIIEPERLQGPYPYYFSCALSSDETKLYVTSYAHANPGSLDTLYQYDLTAANIGSTRTPVYTLPNSSIGMGMLKLAPDNKIYLAGMDENFWYPYPDTAYTQYNTHLSVINQPDSLGLACDFQPFSFYLGGARTYFGLPNNPDYELGAWVGSPCDTLSVGVDDFQPPQQVFFQAWYNSEWNMIHVNASKLKGRTGSLRLFDIEGRLVYEKKMEVIAGGYVTGEIPMNAVANGVYFVNLITDSESVSSKTIKF; the protein is encoded by the coding sequence ATGAAAAAATTCCTTTGCGCTTTGTTGTTGATGACTGCGGCTGTTGGGGGTGGGAAGGTGTTAGCGCAAAAATACAAAGGAGATATATGGTGCTTTGGGGACTCGGTTGGTATAGATTGGAGTTCACCGACTAGTCCCACCTTTTTTATGACAGCCAATAAAGGGAGAAGTGGTACTGCAACGTTAAGTGATAGTACCAATGCTTTGAAATTTTATGCAGCATATAATAAGTCTATAAATCAAATAAGGTATGTTTTTTATAACAAATATCATAAAATGATGTCTAATGGTGATACAATTTTCGGCGATGATGGTTATCATTCAATAATTACTATTCCAAATTCTCAAAATGATTCACTTCTTTATGTGTTTACAATTGGAATAGTAGGAATTGTACCATACGGTCTCCATTATTCAATAATTAATTATAAAGCCAATAATGATTCCGGAATAGTAATTCAGAAAAATATTCAGCTCAGATATGAGCCTGCCTTTGATGGGTTAACCGCGGTACGCCATGGCAATGGAAGAGACTGGTGGTTGATATTTAAAAAATGGGATAACGTTTCTTTTACTCCGTCCAATTCATTTTATATATACAAAATTGATCAAAGTGGGATTGTTTTAGATTCTGTTCAGAATATTGGTCCCTTTCACACTACAGGAGGAGGTGCCGCTTTATTTAATTCTACTGGTAATTTATTCTATTTCATAGATTGGAGGGGAGCAATATTCAAATATGATTTTGACCGCTGTAATGGATTGTTTAGTAATCCACTTATAATTGAACCTGAAAGATTACAAGGCCCCTACCCCTATTATTTTTCTTGTGCATTATCATCCGATGAAACTAAATTATATGTAACCTCTTATGCACATGCTAATCCGGGATCCCTTGACACCCTTTATCAGTATGACTTAACTGCTGCTAATATAGGTTCAACCCGCACTCCAGTTTATACATTACCGAACTCTTCAATCGGGATGGGCATGCTAAAATTAGCACCTGATAATAAAATTTATCTGGCAGGAATGGATGAAAATTTTTGGTATCCTTATCCGGATACTGCATATACTCAATACAATACCCACCTCTCCGTCATTAACCAACCCGATTCACTCGGTCTCGCTTGCGATTTTCAACCGTTTAGCTTTTACCTTGGTGGTGCACGTACGTACTTCGGCCTCCCCAACAACCCCGATTACGAACTCGGCGCATGGGTGGGCTCGCCTTGTGATACGCTGAGTGTTGGGGTGGATGATTTTCAACCCCCACAGCAAGTGTTTTTTCAAGCATGGTATAATAGCGAGTGGAATATGATTCACGTAAACGCCTCTAAACTCAAAGGAAGAACGGGGAGTTTACGGTTGTTTGATATTGAGGGAAGGTTGGTGTACGAGAAAAAAATGGAGGTGATAGCGGGAGGGTATGTGACGGGAGAGATACCGATGAATGCGGTGGCGAATGGGGTTTATTTTGTCAATTTAATAACTGATTCGGAAAGTGTCTCGTCAAAAACCATCAAATTTTAG
- a CDS encoding cytochrome c oxidase subunit 3 — MTQETGTKSMWNGGRSPFNVSWGKMMMWFFLVSDAFTFSSLIIAYGAMRHRFEAVWPKANDVFTHFPFVEGHIPLAYVGLMTFILIMSSVTMVLAVDAGHRRDNKGVAVWLFLTIIGGFMFLGSQAWEWYHFIHGTEVGAYLAPDGSVYRDVSNAYQLHASNPPAGSLVAPDYTLISDKSAIEAIKAKSEHIHGANLTHNEYGHPLFADFFFFITGFHGFHVFSGVMINIIIFLNVLAGVYSRRGHYEHIEKTGLYWHFVDLVWVFVFTFFYLV, encoded by the coding sequence ATGACCCAGGAAACCGGAACCAAAAGTATGTGGAATGGTGGACGTTCACCCTTCAACGTAAGTTGGGGAAAAATGATGATGTGGTTCTTCCTTGTGTCGGATGCATTTACCTTCTCCTCATTAATTATCGCTTATGGTGCAATGCGTCACCGCTTCGAGGCTGTTTGGCCGAAAGCGAACGATGTCTTTACACACTTTCCTTTTGTAGAAGGACATATCCCCCTCGCTTATGTAGGTTTAATGACCTTCATTCTGATCATGAGTTCGGTGACCATGGTGCTGGCTGTAGATGCCGGACATCGTCGTGATAATAAAGGTGTCGCTGTTTGGTTGTTTCTCACCATCATCGGCGGATTTATGTTCCTTGGCTCACAGGCCTGGGAGTGGTATCACTTTATTCATGGAACGGAAGTAGGTGCTTATCTGGCGCCTGATGGTTCTGTTTACAGAGATGTCTCCAATGCGTATCAGTTACACGCCAGTAATCCTCCTGCCGGATCGCTCGTTGCTCCTGACTATACTTTGATCTCTGATAAGTCAGCTATAGAAGCCATTAAAGCCAAGTCTGAACATATCCATGGTGCCAACCTGACGCATAACGAGTACGGACATCCGCTCTTTGCCGATTTCTTCTTCTTTATTACAGGCTTCCACGGATTCCACGTATTCTCCGGGGTGATGATTAACATTATCATCTTCCTGAATGTACTGGCCGGTGTGTATTCCCGCCGCGGACATTATGAGCATATTGAAAAAACAGGATTGTACTGGCATTTCGTGGATCTGGTATGGGTATTCGTGTTCACCTTCTTCTATCTCGTGTAA
- a CDS encoding SCO family protein has product MKKFLILALLFIIPSALYLLLQTGENKYEKMEIFGPKEPVKKIINGKEVIDTVYHTAGDFSLYDSDSNLVTGKITDGKIYVVDFFFSTCKTICPKMSNQLMRVQHNFKKDDEVVILSFTVDPGNDTPARLKEYAAKHNAIPGKWYFLTGDKEQIYSLARNSYFLNALEGSGGEDAFLHSEQFLLMDKEKRIRGIYDGTNHFEVKKLMEDIAALKNEYANPSR; this is encoded by the coding sequence GTGAAAAAATTTCTGATTCTTGCTTTACTGTTTATTATTCCTTCCGCCCTGTATTTGTTGCTGCAGACAGGAGAGAATAAATATGAGAAGATGGAAATATTTGGTCCGAAGGAGCCGGTAAAAAAGATCATTAATGGTAAGGAAGTCATCGACACGGTTTATCATACCGCCGGTGACTTTTCTTTATATGATTCGGATAGTAACCTTGTCACCGGAAAGATTACAGATGGAAAAATTTATGTAGTGGATTTTTTCTTCAGTACGTGTAAAACCATATGTCCTAAAATGTCGAATCAGCTCATGCGGGTTCAGCATAATTTTAAGAAAGACGATGAAGTGGTCATTCTTTCGTTTACTGTCGATCCGGGTAATGATACCCCTGCCCGCTTAAAAGAATATGCAGCCAAACACAATGCCATTCCGGGGAAATGGTATTTTCTTACCGGTGATAAAGAGCAGATTTACAGTCTCGCGCGAAACAGTTATTTTCTCAATGCGCTGGAGGGAAGTGGAGGTGAAGATGCTTTCCTGCATTCCGAACAGTTTTTGCTGATGGATAAGGAAAAGCGCATTCGGGGTATTTACGATGGCACCAATCATTTTGAAGTGAAGAAGCTGATGGAAGATATTGCTGCACTGAAAAATGAATATGCAAATCCTTCGCGCTGA
- the nadB gene encoding L-aspartate oxidase has translation MQQKTDFLIIGSGIAGLSYALKVAAHGKVMIITKANRDETNTKYAQGGIAAVTYAPDSVEKHIADTLDAGDGLCDERIVRMVTTEGMDRIRELIHWGADFDKDESGKFDLAREGGHSEHRILHHKDSTGAEIERTLLDQIIHHPNIELHTHFFALDLITQHHLGEEVTRSSGGIACYGAYVLNLTTNKVDTILSRITMIATGGAGQLYRTTTNPRIATGDGVAMVYRAKGTVRDMEFIQFHPTGLYHPGESPCFLISEAVRGAGAILRNSDREEFMMHYDERGSLAPRDIVARAIDNEIKKSGGEHVYLDCTPIEREKFEEHFPNILRKCLSIGIDPLKDFIPVAPAAHYMCGGIYVDENACSDIQHLYASGECARTGLHGANRLASNSLLEAVVFSHRAYLHSIKALGNVSFKEGIPDWNAEGTGKPKEMILITENRREVQALMSNYVGIVRNNTRLKRALDRLRIIYGETEALYERTIVSPDLCELRNMINIGYLITKAAMARTENRGLHYNTDLESPLAPAKK, from the coding sequence ATGCAACAAAAAACAGATTTCCTGATCATCGGTTCGGGTATTGCCGGACTCAGTTACGCGTTGAAAGTAGCGGCTCATGGCAAGGTAATGATCATCACCAAGGCGAATCGGGATGAAACCAATACCAAGTACGCGCAGGGCGGTATTGCCGCAGTTACCTATGCGCCGGATTCAGTCGAAAAGCATATCGCCGATACGCTGGATGCCGGTGACGGACTTTGTGATGAGCGCATTGTTCGCATGGTGACTACGGAGGGCATGGATCGCATTCGGGAACTCATCCACTGGGGAGCCGATTTTGATAAGGATGAGTCCGGGAAGTTTGATCTCGCCCGAGAAGGTGGTCATTCTGAACATCGCATCCTCCACCACAAGGACAGCACCGGCGCGGAGATTGAACGCACCTTGCTGGATCAGATTATTCATCATCCGAATATCGAGTTGCATACCCATTTCTTCGCCCTCGATCTCATTACGCAGCACCATCTCGGAGAAGAAGTCACCAGAAGTTCAGGCGGAATTGCCTGCTATGGTGCTTATGTGCTCAATCTCACCACGAATAAAGTAGATACGATTTTAAGCCGCATCACCATGATTGCAACAGGTGGAGCCGGACAATTGTACAGAACCACTACCAATCCGCGCATTGCTACCGGTGATGGCGTCGCGATGGTGTATCGCGCGAAAGGTACGGTACGCGATATGGAATTTATTCAGTTTCATCCAACGGGTTTGTATCATCCCGGAGAGAGTCCCTGTTTTTTAATTTCAGAGGCAGTGCGAGGAGCAGGCGCTATTTTGCGCAATTCAGATCGCGAAGAATTCATGATGCACTATGACGAGAGAGGTTCACTGGCACCACGTGATATTGTAGCAAGAGCCATCGATAATGAAATAAAAAAGAGCGGTGGAGAACATGTGTATCTCGATTGCACTCCTATTGAGCGAGAAAAATTTGAAGAACATTTTCCGAATATCCTCCGCAAATGTCTGAGCATTGGCATTGATCCCCTGAAGGATTTTATTCCGGTAGCTCCGGCAGCGCATTATATGTGCGGTGGTATTTATGTAGATGAAAATGCCTGTAGCGATATTCAGCATCTCTATGCCTCCGGAGAATGTGCCCGCACCGGTCTGCATGGTGCCAACCGGCTTGCATCGAATTCGCTCCTCGAAGCGGTGGTGTTTTCTCACAGAGCCTATCTGCACAGTATAAAAGCATTGGGCAATGTTTCTTTTAAAGAAGGTATTCCCGACTGGAATGCAGAAGGAACAGGGAAGCCGAAGGAGATGATTCTGATTACGGAGAACCGCAGGGAAGTGCAGGCCTTGATGAGTAATTATGTGGGCATCGTTAGAAATAATACACGACTCAAAAGAGCCCTCGACCGCTTACGCATCATTTACGGTGAGACGGAAGCGTTATACGAACGGACCATCGTTTCTCCCGATTTATGTGAACTGAGGAATATGATTAATATCGGTTATCTCATCACCAAAGCCGCCATGGCTCGCACTGAAAACCGCGGACTCCATTACAATACCGATCTGGAATCCCCTCTTGCACCGGCTAAAAAATGA